The DNA region CACCGACGAGCTCGAGCGCTGGACCCGACAGCTCGAACCCTGCGGCATGGGCAACCCCGGCGCCGTGCTCGGCGTTCGCAATGTCCGCGTCGACCGGACCGCGGTCGTCGGAACCAATCATCTGAAGGGGCGATTGACCGATGGCGCCGTCGCGATCGAGACGATTGCGTTCGGCTGGGCCGATCGGGCCGCGCCGTTCATCGACGGCGCCGTGGATGTCGCAGTGCGGCTGGAGCGCAACGAATGGCATGGGCGCTCGACCTTGCAGGCACGCGCCCTCACGCTGGCGCCCACAGCTGGATCTATGGTAACGAATGAGATAGTGCCATGACGCGCATCGTCAGCGGCCGCTGGGGCGGGCGCCGCCTCACCGTGCCGCGTGACCGGACCGTCCGGCCCACAGCCGAGCGCGTCCGCGAAGCGTGGCTCAACATTCTCGGGCCGAGACTCCCGGGGGCACGCGTCCTCGACCTGTGCGCCGGGAGCGGCGCGCTCGGCCTCGAAGCGCTGTCGCGCGGGGCGCAGCACACCACCTTTGTCGATGCGCACACCGATTCATTGCGCGTCCTGCGCGCCAACATCGCGAGTCTCGACGCTGGCGCCAGCACCACCGTGATTCGCGACGACGCGGCGCGTTTCATCGGCGCACTCGGACCCAACGCCTTTGACCTGGCGCTCGCCGACCCGCCGTTCGCCTCTGATCTGGCGCAACGGATCATCGACGCGTGGACCGTCGTGCCGTTTGCCGCGGTCCTCGCCGTCGAGCACCCACGACAGCGCGAGATCCCCGGGGCACATACCAGGCACTGGGGAGATATCGCCGTTTCGTTTCTGGAGGCCCCATGACCCGCATCGCCATCTACCCCGGTTCGTTCGATCCCCCGACGCGCGGCCACGAGGACCTGATCCGTCGCGCTCTCGCTCTCGCCGATCGCATCATCGTGGCGGTGGCGATCAACCCGAACAAGGCACCGCTCTTTTCGGTCGAGGATCGGCTCCGGTTGTTGCGGGCCGGGATTGGCGACAATCCCGGCATCGAACTCGCTTCGTTCTCCGGCCTGCTCGCCGACTTCGCGCGCGAGCGGAACGCCACGATGGTGATTCGGGGGTTGCGCGCCGTCAGCGACTTCGAATACGAATTCCAGATGGCGCTGATGAATCGCAAGTTGAATGAACAGCTCGAGACCGTCTTCCTCGTGCCGGCGGTCGATCTCACCTACCTCTCCTCATCCCTCGTGCGCGAAGTTGCGCGCTTCGGGGGTCCGCTCGATGGCCTGGTGTCACCCCCGGTGGCCGAGGCGCTGACGCGCCGATTCGGAAATCCGATCGACGATGTCGCGTCGGCGCCCGGACCTGATGCGCGGCGGCGGCGCACGCCGGGGTGACCTTTCGCGACACATTGCGGGCGCGCGCCGCCGGTTTGCGCGCCCGCATCGTCTTGCCAGAAGGCGCTGATCCCCGCATTCGTCACGCAGCCGACGAACTGTCGCGGCTGGCGATCGCCGAGCCGATTCTCGTCGGCCCCGGCTTGCTCGAGCCGGCAGCCGATCCCCGCATCGGCTTGATCGGCGAGCGGTTGCGCTCGCGGCGGCCCGCTGCAGTCCGCGACGGCGTGCATGCGCTCGATCTGGCGGCCGACCCCGTCCGGTTCGGGGTGGGCCTCGTGGCAATCGGCGAGGCTGACGGCTGCGTCGCGGGAGCGACGACTCCGACCGCGGACGTGATCCGCGCCACGCTCTGGTTGATCGGGCTCGCCCCCGGCGTCCATTCGCTGAGTGCAGCGATGTACCTCGGACTCGGCGATCGCGTGCTCACCTACACCGATGTCGCGGTCGTACCGCAGCCGTCGGCCGAGGAGCTGGCGCAGGCCGCGCGTGCCGCCGCGACCGACCGCCGCGCGCTGGTGGGTGACGAGCCGGTCGTGGCATTCCTCTCCTACAGCACGGCGGGGAGTGCCGGTGGGGAGAGCGTCGAGCTCGTCCGGGAGGCGGTCGCGCGATTCCGGGCGCTCGCGCCAGCGGTCGTTGCCGACGGCGAGATGCAGCTCGACGCCGCACTGGATCCTGTCGTCGCGGCGCGGAAGTGCCCGACGTCACCGGTCGCTGGGCGGGCCAACGTGCTGATCTTTCCGTCGCTCGACGCCGCCAACATCGCCTACAAGCTCACCGAGCGGCTGGCCGGGGCGACGGCGGCGGGACCGCTGCTGCAGGGACCGGCGCTACCGATCTCCGACCTGTCGCGCGGAGCCGCGGCCGACGATATTGTGGATGTGGCCGCGATGGTTGCGTTGCAATCCGCCGCACGGCGGGTTTGAACCCGGGAGATCCGATGTCGTTTGCAGCGAGCGAGGTTGCCAATCGTGTCACGGTGGTCACCGTCGAAGGTCAGCTGATCGTGGCCAACCGGCAGGACCTGAAGCAGGTCGTGGCTGATGCGCTCGACGCGGGCGCTCGCAAGTTCATCTTCGATTTCACCCGCACGGCCTACATCGATTCTTCGGGGCTCGGCGCGCTCGTCTCGATCAGCAAGCGGGTACGCGAGGCGGGCGGAGATCTGCGCCTCGCCGGCCTCAATGAAGATCTGCGATCGCTCTTCGAACTCACCAAGCTCGACACCCTGTTCGCCATCGCCGACAC from Gemmatimonadales bacterium includes:
- a CDS encoding phosphate acyltransferase, whose translation is MTFRDTLRARAAGLRARIVLPEGADPRIRHAADELSRLAIAEPILVGPGLLEPAADPRIGLIGERLRSRRPAAVRDGVHALDLAADPVRFGVGLVAIGEADGCVAGATTPTADVIRATLWLIGLAPGVHSLSAAMYLGLGDRVLTYTDVAVVPQPSAEELAQAARAAATDRRALVGDEPVVAFLSYSTAGSAGGESVELVREAVARFRALAPAVVADGEMQLDAALDPVVAARKCPTSPVAGRANVLIFPSLDAANIAYKLTERLAGATAAGPLLQGPALPISDLSRGAAADDIVDVAAMVALQSAARRV
- a CDS encoding STAS domain-containing protein, which encodes MSFAASEVANRVTVVTVEGQLIVANRQDLKQVVADALDAGARKFIFDFTRTAYIDSSGLGALVSISKRVREAGGDLRLAGLNEDLRSLFELTKLDTLFAIADTPDEALAGY
- the coaD gene encoding pantetheine-phosphate adenylyltransferase, which translates into the protein MTRIAIYPGSFDPPTRGHEDLIRRALALADRIIVAVAINPNKAPLFSVEDRLRLLRAGIGDNPGIELASFSGLLADFARERNATMVIRGLRAVSDFEYEFQMALMNRKLNEQLETVFLVPAVDLTYLSSSLVREVARFGGPLDGLVSPPVAEALTRRFGNPIDDVASAPGPDARRRRTPG
- the rsmD gene encoding 16S rRNA (guanine(966)-N(2))-methyltransferase RsmD, producing the protein MTRIVSGRWGGRRLTVPRDRTVRPTAERVREAWLNILGPRLPGARVLDLCAGSGALGLEALSRGAQHTTFVDAHTDSLRVLRANIASLDAGASTTVIRDDAARFIGALGPNAFDLALADPPFASDLAQRIIDAWTVVPFAAVLAVEHPRQREIPGAHTRHWGDIAVSFLEAP